One bacterium DNA window includes the following coding sequences:
- a CDS encoding transglutaminase domain-containing protein produces MTDARYWHFFESIHPDADSCELRLWVALPVNHSGQNVEIRDIFPEPEKITTDSLTGNQIIFWRFRDLKNKERFYAYYDFKFVREPVISCVNPESIGGYDKESEEYKRFTQSEPWIEITDKIRSKAEEITKGETNPYRMAKRVFDWVTDNMVYEYPDQTKRGAANSFETLKGDCGEFSVVFCAMCRSLGIPARTVTCVWLTDAGHQWAEILMPGYGWMPVDASTAQGLKGKSKAFLDEKNRIKSFADSRGMPTYDADWLYGNLYPERLIVAIGNNIKVDYPDLGISKTFLCIQPGGLFAMPPAFDAEGVSTKPIQTGFYVFGEHSRDIDFAQNLATQKMAPSYIS; encoded by the coding sequence ATGACCGATGCACGATATTGGCATTTCTTTGAAAGCATTCATCCGGATGCCGATTCCTGCGAACTCAGGTTATGGGTCGCCCTGCCCGTTAATCACTCTGGACAGAATGTAGAAATAAGAGATATTTTCCCCGAACCGGAGAAGATAACGACCGATTCCCTTACAGGGAACCAGATCATCTTCTGGAGATTCAGAGACTTAAAAAACAAGGAGCGGTTTTACGCTTATTACGACTTTAAGTTCGTTCGGGAACCAGTAATCTCCTGCGTCAATCCTGAATCCATAGGCGGATACGACAAAGAATCGGAAGAATACAAGCGTTTCACCCAATCCGAGCCCTGGATAGAAATCACAGACAAGATACGCTCTAAAGCGGAAGAAATAACCAAGGGAGAAACCAATCCGTACCGCATGGCGAAAAGGGTTTTCGACTGGGTAACCGATAACATGGTTTACGAATACCCAGACCAGACGAAGAGAGGGGCAGCCAATTCTTTTGAGACGTTAAAGGGAGACTGCGGTGAGTTCAGCGTCGTTTTTTGCGCAATGTGCAGAAGTCTCGGTATACCTGCAAGAACGGTAACATGCGTGTGGCTGACCGATGCCGGCCACCAGTGGGCGGAGATTCTTATGCCCGGTTACGGCTGGATGCCGGTCGATGCATCCACCGCTCAGGGTCTTAAAGGCAAGTCCAAGGCTTTCCTTGACGAAAAAAACCGCATAAAATCTTTTGCGGATTCACGAGGCATGCCGACCTATGACGCGGACTGGCTCTATGGCAATCTCTACCCCGAACGTTTGATAGTAGCCATCGGCAACAACATAAAGGTGGATTATCCCGATCTCGGCATCTCGAAGACATTCCTCTGCATACAGCCCGGGGGGTTATTCGCCATGCCGCCTGCGTTTGATGCCGAGGGTGTATCAACGAAACCGATACAAACCGGTTTTTATGTGTTCGGTGAACACTCAAGGGATATAGACTTTGCGCAAAACCTTGCGACGCAGAAAATGGCCCCCAGCTACATATCCG
- a CDS encoding PLP-dependent aminotransferase family protein → MRRSEIRELLKLTQKPDIISFAGGLPAPDLFPVEDFKKIAVDVLDKQGSKVLQYGTTEGDPGLLKELIAFEGREGTKIAVEDLLVTTASQQGLDLVGKALVNEGDPVIMELPSYLGGLQAFGSYGADMIGVPQDFDGIRVDILEEKLKELDKKGKKAKFIYIVPDFQNPSGVTATLERRKKVLELAKRYDTFVVEDTPYRELRFEGESVAPMITMDDDERVITLHTFSKILAPGFRIGWMITKNKPVMEKFVMGKQATDLCTAPAGQIMIAEYMARGLLEKQIERIRAAYFRKRNIMLEVFDAEMPKLEGLKWTRPQGGLFLWVSLPERMSATELFPKAIEKKVAYVVGSAFHCDGKGQNCMRINFSYASEEQIKEGAKRLAALIKEEAK, encoded by the coding sequence ATGCGCCGCTCCGAGATACGCGAGCTCTTAAAGCTCACGCAGAAACCCGATATCATCAGCTTCGCCGGAGGATTGCCGGCTCCGGATTTATTCCCGGTTGAAGACTTCAAGAAGATTGCCGTGGATGTTCTAGACAAACAGGGTTCAAAAGTCCTACAGTACGGAACTACAGAGGGTGACCCCGGCCTTCTCAAGGAACTTATAGCATTTGAGGGACGCGAAGGGACTAAGATTGCGGTCGAGGACTTGCTCGTTACGACAGCTTCTCAGCAAGGACTCGACCTTGTAGGAAAAGCCCTTGTCAACGAGGGCGATCCCGTCATCATGGAGCTTCCGTCATACCTTGGGGGGCTGCAGGCTTTCGGCTCCTACGGCGCCGATATGATAGGCGTCCCGCAGGATTTCGACGGCATAAGGGTCGATATCCTTGAAGAAAAGCTCAAGGAATTGGATAAGAAAGGCAAAAAGGCTAAGTTTATTTATATCGTGCCCGATTTCCAGAACCCCTCGGGCGTCACCGCGACCCTTGAGCGCCGCAAAAAGGTTCTAGAGCTTGCAAAAAGATATGATACGTTCGTGGTAGAGGATACGCCGTACAGGGAGCTGCGATTTGAAGGCGAGTCCGTCGCCCCAATGATAACGATGGACGACGACGAGAGGGTGATAACCCTTCACACATTCTCGAAGATCCTTGCCCCGGGCTTCCGCATCGGCTGGATGATCACGAAGAACAAACCGGTGATGGAGAAATTCGTCATGGGCAAGCAGGCCACCGATCTCTGCACTGCTCCTGCGGGTCAGATAATGATAGCCGAGTACATGGCAAGAGGGCTTCTCGAGAAGCAGATTGAGCGCATCAGGGCGGCATATTTCCGCAAGCGCAACATCATGCTTGAAGTGTTCGACGCCGAGATGCCGAAGCTTGAGGGACTCAAATGGACCCGGCCCCAGGGAGGACTCTTCCTCTGGGTCTCTCTGCCCGAGCGCATGAGCGCTACCGAGCTCTTCCCGAAGGCGATCGAGAAGAAGGTAGCATACGTTGTGGGCTCAGCGTTCCACTGCGACGGCAAGGGCCAGAACTGCATGCGCATAAACTTCAGCTACGCGTCAGAAGAGCAGATAAAGGAAGGCGCAAAACGCCTTGCCGCTCTGATAAAGGAAGAAGCTAAGTAA
- a CDS encoding RtcB family protein, with amino-acid sequence MSDKGYQGKLEKLDENRWRIPKTGGMRTDGIIYTSEKLLPNLLKDNAPEQVENVAHLPGIVGSSLAMPDIHWGYGFPIGGVAAFDLKDGVISPGGVGYDINCGVRLMRTNLTVDEVKPRLPELLETIFSTVPAGVGKSGRIRINRKELEKVLVEGARWAVTKEYGWKDDLLHTEEGGNLSGADPAMVSDRAFERGLPQIGTLGAGNHFLEIQKVDDVYDLKAAEVMGLHKGQIVVMIHSGSRGLGYQICDDAVKSLGRAVQKYGISIPDRQLACAPVSSPEGKAYFGAMAAAANYAWANRQTMMHWVREAFENVFSKGAESLGLLLVYDVAHNIAKFEKHEVEGRRAKLCVHRKGATRAFPANHPDVPVDYRSIGQPVIIPGDMGTASYVLLGTEKAMEETFGSTCHGAGRVWSRSHAMKEISGHEVKARLEREGILVLSTSTKTLAEETPEAYKDIDEVVEVAHNSGISRKVCRMKPLAVIKG; translated from the coding sequence ATGAGCGACAAAGGTTACCAGGGAAAGCTCGAAAAGCTCGATGAGAACCGCTGGAGAATCCCTAAAACTGGAGGGATGAGGACGGACGGCATCATATACACGTCGGAAAAGCTCCTCCCTAACCTGCTCAAGGATAACGCACCCGAGCAGGTTGAAAACGTTGCCCACTTGCCCGGAATCGTCGGAAGTTCCCTTGCAATGCCTGATATCCATTGGGGCTATGGTTTTCCGATAGGCGGAGTGGCTGCGTTCGATCTCAAGGATGGTGTAATCTCTCCCGGCGGAGTAGGCTATGACATCAACTGCGGTGTCAGGCTCATGAGAACGAATCTCACAGTCGATGAGGTTAAGCCAAGACTTCCAGAGCTTCTCGAAACCATCTTCTCGACAGTGCCTGCAGGCGTCGGCAAGAGCGGTCGGATAAGAATCAACCGTAAGGAGCTGGAAAAGGTGCTTGTTGAAGGCGCTCGCTGGGCCGTGACAAAGGAGTATGGCTGGAAGGACGACCTTCTGCACACCGAGGAGGGAGGCAATCTCAGCGGTGCAGACCCTGCTATGGTATCAGACCGCGCCTTTGAACGCGGTCTTCCGCAGATTGGAACGCTCGGCGCAGGTAATCACTTCCTTGAGATACAGAAGGTCGACGATGTATACGACTTAAAGGCGGCAGAGGTTATGGGTCTACATAAGGGACAGATAGTCGTCATGATTCATTCAGGCTCGCGCGGGCTCGGATACCAGATATGCGACGACGCAGTAAAAAGTCTCGGGCGTGCGGTTCAGAAGTACGGCATATCCATTCCTGACCGCCAGCTTGCCTGCGCGCCCGTATCCTCCCCTGAGGGCAAAGCCTACTTCGGTGCAATGGCCGCTGCCGCAAATTATGCCTGGGCGAACAGACAGACGATGATGCACTGGGTCAGGGAAGCTTTCGAGAACGTTTTCAGCAAAGGAGCTGAATCGCTCGGCCTCCTGCTGGTCTACGACGTTGCACACAACATAGCCAAATTCGAGAAGCACGAGGTCGAAGGCAGGCGGGCGAAGCTGTGCGTGCACCGCAAAGGCGCTACGCGCGCGTTTCCCGCGAATCATCCTGACGTGCCAGTAGATTATCGCTCCATCGGTCAGCCTGTAATAATCCCTGGCGACATGGGAACCGCTTCATACGTTCTGCTCGGAACGGAAAAGGCGATGGAGGAGACCTTCGGCTCCACCTGTCACGGCGCAGGCAGGGTATGGTCGCGCTCGCATGCGATGAAGGAGATATCGGGTCACGAGGTAAAGGCGCGCTTAGAAAGGGAAGGCATCCTCGTCCTCTCAACGTCCACGAAGACCCTTGCCGAGGAGACTCCTGAGGCGTACAAGGATATAGATGAGGTTGTTGAAGTTGCCCACAACTCCGGGATTTCAAGAAAGGTCTGCCGCATGAAGCCTCTGGCTGTTATCAAGGGGTAA
- the uvrC gene encoding excinuclease ABC subunit UvrC has product MIAEHVRDFIKSAPHKPGVYIFKDSKDRVLYVGKAANLRNRLSSYLTPSTQPAIAFVPKAAKVEVTITSTEAEALIFEENLIKLSKPVYNIRYRDDKRYPYLKVTIKEPFPRIYVTRNERRDGNLLFGPYSSVKNLKRTLDAVKRIFKVRSCGYNLPLERPSRPCLLFQLKLCSAPCREGASDKEYENQLKGLIEFLMGRSEELEQETERRMWQASEAQQFEVASFLRDQLLSIREVRYHAKEASLDSTPRDFVIAARQGSRAAAVLLKLRERRMYAHETFMLTVPRHSSDKEIIHDVLRLIYTHTYDIPDEIVLPLLPEDSDVFLEWFETYRGKKVKLSAGVRDEKRHLLDIALENAKLAIAQDKEAPRSDPLLEKLQDYLNLATLPSHIEMIDISNIQGTNPTGSIVVFKNSKPAKSLYRKFKIKSVKGSNDPLMMTEVVARRISRLQKEEKSLPDLLILDGGKSQMSIVREFLDYVDVDLPVFAFAKTHDHLFSRDGKEVVIPASDPVLKLLVRIRNESHRFAVEYHRKLRTKASVSSELDLVSGIGAKKARALVQFFGSVPRIRKASLNELKQAPGIGPGLAEKIYKHFHREA; this is encoded by the coding sequence GTGATAGCCGAACATGTCAGGGATTTCATAAAGTCCGCTCCGCACAAGCCGGGCGTTTACATATTCAAGGATTCAAAAGACAGGGTTCTTTACGTAGGCAAGGCCGCCAATTTAAGAAACCGGCTTTCATCCTACCTCACGCCCTCGACTCAGCCCGCCATAGCGTTCGTACCTAAAGCGGCAAAGGTCGAAGTGACAATCACATCGACAGAGGCCGAGGCGCTCATATTCGAAGAGAACCTCATCAAGCTCTCGAAACCCGTATACAATATCCGCTACCGGGACGACAAGCGCTATCCATATCTCAAAGTAACAATAAAAGAACCTTTTCCGAGAATCTACGTCACCCGCAACGAACGAAGGGACGGCAATCTTCTTTTCGGCCCTTACTCGTCCGTAAAGAATCTCAAACGTACGCTTGATGCTGTTAAGAGGATATTCAAGGTCCGTTCATGCGGATACAACCTTCCTTTAGAAAGACCTTCCCGACCGTGCCTCTTGTTCCAGTTGAAGCTCTGCTCCGCTCCATGCCGCGAGGGAGCCTCGGATAAAGAGTACGAGAATCAGCTCAAAGGGTTGATAGAATTCCTGATGGGCCGCTCGGAGGAGCTTGAGCAGGAGACCGAACGCCGCATGTGGCAGGCTTCCGAAGCCCAGCAGTTCGAGGTTGCTTCATTTCTGCGAGACCAGCTTCTTTCCATACGCGAAGTCAGATATCACGCCAAGGAAGCCTCTCTCGATTCCACGCCCCGTGATTTCGTGATTGCGGCAAGACAGGGATCAAGAGCGGCGGCGGTTCTTTTGAAGCTGCGCGAACGCCGCATGTATGCCCATGAAACTTTCATGCTTACCGTTCCACGTCACAGTTCCGATAAAGAGATAATCCATGACGTGCTGCGCTTAATCTACACCCATACCTACGATATACCCGACGAGATAGTTCTTCCTCTCCTGCCCGAGGATTCAGATGTTTTCCTGGAATGGTTTGAGACCTATCGCGGGAAGAAAGTCAAGCTTTCGGCCGGTGTCCGTGATGAGAAGCGCCATCTTCTGGATATAGCCCTAGAGAATGCAAAGCTCGCTATTGCACAGGACAAGGAGGCTCCCAGATCGGATCCCCTTCTTGAAAAGCTCCAGGATTATCTGAATCTTGCAACCCTTCCTTCCCACATAGAGATGATTGATATCTCGAACATACAGGGCACGAATCCGACCGGTTCCATAGTCGTCTTCAAGAACTCAAAGCCTGCCAAATCGCTCTACCGCAAGTTCAAGATAAAATCGGTCAAGGGTTCAAACGATCCTTTGATGATGACCGAAGTCGTGGCGCGCAGAATCTCAAGGCTCCAGAAGGAAGAAAAGAGCCTGCCGGACCTCCTAATCCTCGACGGCGGCAAGAGCCAGATGTCAATCGTTCGCGAGTTCCTCGATTACGTAGATGTAGACCTTCCGGTTTTTGCCTTCGCAAAGACCCACGACCACCTCTTCAGTCGCGACGGCAAGGAGGTCGTTATCCCGGCATCGGATCCCGTTCTGAAGCTCCTCGTCCGCATCCGCAACGAGTCCCACCGGTTTGCTGTGGAGTACCACCGCAAGCTAAGAACAAAAGCCTCAGTCTCCTCGGAACTCGATCTCGTTTCCGGAATAGGCGCAAAGAAGGCACGCGCTCTCGTGCAGTTCTTCGGGTCTGTGCCCCGTATTCGCAAGGCTTCCTTGAACGAGTTAAAGCAGGCGCCCGGCATAGGGCCCGGTCTTGCCGAAAAGATATATAAGCATTTCCATCGTGAAGCATAG
- a CDS encoding MBL fold metallo-hydrolase, with product MKHSARIEDVSLERFIVGPLQVNSYLLLSKTSALLIDPGFPEDELIACAASLANLDERTALLTHGHFDHKGACPRLQEMGWKIAVHENDKTLLTRSSSVFTFLGYPSAALEPDIVFKGGEVIEIGGAEFTVQPTPGHSPGSVSCIEKNRRWAFTGDTLFADSIGRTDLAGGDTDLIMQSVEILKSLLLPETLVMPGHGGRALFGTIQRINPYLNT from the coding sequence GTGAAGCATAGCGCGAGAATCGAAGACGTAAGCCTTGAACGCTTCATTGTTGGTCCGCTCCAGGTAAATTCCTATCTGCTTCTATCAAAGACCTCCGCGTTACTTATCGACCCCGGGTTTCCCGAAGACGAGCTTATCGCCTGCGCCGCATCACTTGCTAATCTCGATGAGCGAACGGCGCTACTCACTCACGGGCACTTCGATCACAAGGGTGCATGTCCCAGGCTTCAGGAGATGGGGTGGAAGATAGCGGTCCATGAGAATGACAAAACCCTTCTTACCCGGTCGTCATCGGTCTTCACTTTCCTCGGATATCCGTCGGCCGCTCTTGAACCCGATATCGTATTCAAGGGGGGAGAGGTTATCGAAATAGGCGGTGCAGAATTCACCGTGCAGCCTACGCCCGGGCACTCTCCAGGCAGCGTCTCATGCATCGAAAAAAACAGACGCTGGGCGTTTACGGGAGACACGCTATTCGCCGATTCCATAGGCCGCACCGATCTTGCGGGCGGTGATACCGACCTCATCATGCAGTCTGTGGAAATTCTGAAGTCCCTCCTCCTTCCCGAAACGCTCGTGATGCCCGGTCACGGCGGCAGGGCCCTTTTCGGAACAATCCAGCGAATCAATCCCTACCTTAATACCTAG